From a region of the Daphnia pulicaria isolate SC F1-1A chromosome 1, SC_F0-13Bv2, whole genome shotgun sequence genome:
- the LOC124320241 gene encoding protein trachealess-like: MAGYALGLCGRAAATAAGIRDHFSADESSSASWMVLPPYSHHQYPGGPGSLTAAAAAAAAMAGTLVGHASMGHHHSAVADYSALASSLQQQQQQQQQQQHQQQQQQQQQQRRSPLSSAAYTHSCILEMRKEKSRDAARSRRGKENYEFYELAKMLPLPPAITSQLDKASIIRLTISFLRLKDFSSNGDPAWIKESLSSISSANSNSSSNVTSSTGSSSASGSSSSSSNKANKGNSRSRSHQHNQHQQQQQQHPHHQMQLQHHQQHNSIPANIHVELFDQHQGTHILQSLDGFAFSLGSDGRFLYISETVSIYLGLSQVEMTGSSVFDYVHTADHAELAQQLGLTLATNQTHQSASSSATSSSQQLPPSPASGTGSVDDGNSCMNPDVTSLMSLESNSAYQGLDRSFCIRMKSTLTKRGCHFKSSGYRVVMVLCRLRPQSQAYTAGKSGVGQPSSGPQGQNQPVPLLGMIAMAIALPPPTVHEVRLEPDMFVTRLAFDLRIIHCEPRIAELLEFVAEDLTGRSLYTLCHVEDVRLLRKAHTDLMHKGQVMTPYYRILNRHGGFTWIQSCATVVCNSKNGDEQSIVCVNYVLSRTEMKNLVVDQCQLESAPIIQIKPTIFKTDHGASDVLHSSPDGSSSESSESLPKSGTTLIDPHRSSVPSSEQSRPSSEVEVEVVTAPPEESVSSGMRTSRGPSGRHHHHRSAKRKYEDLVSVPSATDSSMIGLDSNNQHHSTDNSNSNESASIQDQQNPNTLTDHQSEVDVARWKRLYAGAMENESLQDRDLDGNGLNGNTTDFSTDALLSNGKPRSTIQWIGAPPVPSGSSSSAATAAALSVPSLLRQLYASRESVIRANVHAAAAAAAGRTPSGYFSNGETLPTPPTGVNGGNDYPGDVFPPTSSHSYHSAATGSFLPEYLPAMTPPSSVSPRDAAAGALFAAEASLRHSAYSGVGSAESSYSANPTQPLALKPHHHVHYGHGSIEHHHHAHHHHNSGGSHHQYASVQPLVSADAGQFYSHTPSGFHLYHPQVSKSSSASSVNNSATWYPN; this comes from the exons ATGGCCGGTTACGCTCTGGGCTTGTGCGGAagagccgccgccaccgccgccggaaTCCGCGATCATTTCAGTGCTGACGAGTCTTCGTCCGCCTCTTGGATGGTTCTGCCGCCATATTCGCATCATCAATACCCTGGCGGTCCAGGAAGTTTAACGGCAgcggcggccgccgccgctgccatGGCCGGAACCCTGGTCGGTCACGCCAGTATGGGACACCACCACTCGGCCGTTGCGGATTACTCCGCATTGGCTTCGTCgctccagcagcaacagcagcagcagcagcagcaacaacaccagcaacagcagcagcaacaacagcaacaacgtcGCTCACCTCTCTCCTCCGCTGCTTACACTCATTCATG TATATTGGAGATGCGTAAAGAGAAATCACGAGATGCGGCGCGGTCCCGTCGCGGCAAAGAAAATTACGAATTTTACGAACTGGCCAAGATGTTACCTCTTCCGCCGGCCATCACTTCCCAACTGGACAAGGCGTCCATCATTAGGTTGACTATATCATTCCTCCGGCTGAAGGATTTCTCCAGCAACGGCGACCCGGCCTGGATCAAGGAGTCACTTTCGTCAATCTCATCCGCCAATTCAAATTCCTCGTCAAACGTAACGTCGTCCACAGGGTCATCGTCGGCATCAGGATCCTCTTCCTCATCATCGAACAAGGCCAACAAAG GTAACAGTCGTTCGAGATCCCACCAACATAAtcaacaccagcagcagcagcagcagcatccgcACCACCAAATGCAGCTGCAGCATCATCAACAACACAACTCGATACCGGCCAACATTCACGTCGAGTTGTTCGACCAGCACCAAGGCACGCACATCTTGCAGAGTCTGGACGGCTTCGCTTTTTCCCTGGGCTCCGACGGACGATTCCTCTACATCTCCGAAACGGTGTCCATCTACTTGGGCCTGTCACAGGTCGAGATGACCGGTAGCAGTGTCTTCGATTACGTCCATACCGCAGATCACGCCGAATTGGCCCAACAACTGGGCCTTACACTGGCCACTAATCAGACCCACCAGTCTGCCAGTTCTTCTGCGACAAGCTCGTCTCAACAACTGCCACCGTCGCCTGCTTCTGGCACTGGAAGTGTTGATGATGGAAACTCTTGCATGAATCCTGATG TGACTTCGCTGATGAGTCTTGAGAGTAATTCGGCCTATCAGGGCCTTGACCGTTCCTTCTGCATTCGAATGAAATCGACACTAACGAAACGCGGCTGCCACTTTAAATCGTCCGGCTATCGG gtGGTGATGGTTCTCTGTCGACTTCGGCCACAAAGCCAAGCGTATACAGCCGGTAAATCCGGAGTTGGGCAGCCGAGTAGTGGCCCGCAAGGCCAGAACCAACCGGTTCCTTTACTCGGAATGATTGCTATGGCTATTGCCCTACCACCGCCTACCGTTCACGAAGTTCGGCTTGAGCCGGACATGTTTGTTACGCGACTGGCATTCGATTTGAGGATCATTCACTGTGAACCAAG GATTGCCGAGCTCCTGGAATTCGTCGCTGAAGATCTGACAGGCAGGAGTCTTTATACTTTATGTCATGTGGAAGATGTCCGCCTATTGCGTAAAGCCCACACTGATT TGATGCATAAAGGACAGGTGATGACACCCTACTACCGGATCCTAAATCGTCACGGAGGATTCACCTGGATTCAATCTTGTGCTACAGTAGTTTGTAACTCAAAGAACGGTGACGAACAGAGCATCGTCTGCGTCAACTACGTTCTCAG ccgaacggaaatgaaaaatctggTAGTGGATCAGTGCCAGCTGGAATCGGCGCCCATCATCCAAATTAAACCAACCATTTTCAAAACCGATCACGGTGCGTCGGACGTCCTCCATAGTTCGCCGGATGGGTCCAGTTCCGAAAGCTCGGAATCTTTACCGAAAAGCGGAACGACTTTGATCGATCCGCATCGATCGTCCGTGCCGAGCTCCGAACAGAGTCGGCCATCTTCCGAGGTTGAAGTAGAGGTCGTTACGGCTCCACCGGAAGAATCTGTTTCGTCGGGAATGAGGACCAGTCGCGGTCCTTCCGGGCGCCATCACCACCATCGATCCGCAAAACGAAAATACGAAGATCTGGTGTCGGTTCCGTCAGCGACCGACAGTTCAATGATTGGCCTCGACAGCAACAATCAACATCATTCTACAGACAATTCAAACAGTAACGAGAGCGCATCCATCCAAGATCAGCAAAATCCCAACACATTGACTGATCACCAAAGCGAAGTCGACGTGGCTCGCTGGAAGAGGCTTTACGCTGGTGCCATGGAAAACGAATCTCTTCAG gaTCGGGACCTTGATGGAAATGGACTGAATGGAAATACCACAGATTTCAGTACCGATGCACTTCTTTCAAACGGTAAGCCACGATCGACTATTCAATGGATCGGCGCTCCGCCAGTGCCGTCGGGTTCGTCCTCGTCAGCTGCGACGGCCGCTGCCCTGTCGGTTCCGTCGTTGCTCCGCCAGCTCTACGCCAGCAGGGAGAGCGTTATACGCGCCAACGTTCACGCAGCTGCGGCCGCAGCGGCCGGACGCACTCCGTCTGGCTATTTTTCCAATGGAGAAACGCTGCCGACTCCACCTACCGGCGTCAACGGTGGCAATGACTATCCCGGTGACGTCTTCCCGCCTACCTCTTCTCACTCTTACCACTCCGCAGCCACCGGAAGCTTTTTACCGGAATATCTGCCGGCCATGACACCTCCGTCGTCAGTTTCGCCTCGCGACGCAGCCGCTGGCGCTCTTTTCGCCGCCGAGGCTTCGTTACGTCATTCGGCGTACAGTGGTGTGGGTTCGGCGGAGTCTTCCTACTCTGCCAATCCGACACAACCACTGGCATTGAAGCCTCACCATCACGTCCACTATGGCCATGGTTccatcgaacatcaccaccatGCCCACCACCATCACAATTCAGGCGGATCCCATCATCAGTATGCTTCCGTCCAGCCCCTGGTGTCCGCCGACGCGGGCCAGTTCTATTCTCATACACCTTCCGGCTTCCACCTCTACCATCCGCAGGTGTCCAAGTCCTCGTCAGCGTCTTCAGTCAACAATTCAGCCACATGGTATCCCAACTAA